A window of Corythoichthys intestinalis isolate RoL2023-P3 chromosome 14, ASM3026506v1, whole genome shotgun sequence contains these coding sequences:
- the LOC130930465 gene encoding xin actin-binding repeat-containing protein 1-like, translating into MLYRNSGRAASEKSKAVQKQSVAVPMPPFDTKLFPSISVTCEGQSSITAKNPTYCPVENGSPKSSTSEVVTSPPCLATRPKNLKSALQAKPEWTKPTVIDNPNVPHSNKSNPLPPKNATDYSQPPNENVIVETPHTSLPNDESYAKKKINVTEEIQLFMNDFEDNAKHESNLSLQAALNGLERTGSETLTKNVNRPKIIDKSELKKSIKNATVTQNCRPSISPRRKQLCENDVSESKVVLRNKKVCETETERRQRLSVHMDEIVKGNVKAATEIFENMKKREELKGILSQVQEIEGENSNVGVSSMKTFCNNVPGWMVTESEDSKQSEVENKDDDLESVSSVEMVYEDLENASRVIMNLKEQTLAKLLDIEEAIKKALYSVSNLKSEADIAGLSGLFDESLKSEQPVQQAKNIRKISIVSSKAKSGQGKDTKNTPTDSSNPKQETARQANRAIRLSSPQSSPSFISIHSAARKPIEQLKPPMSTFKPLTEMNGRDNPTQECGHKPANCKISVLEVQTVPEEPADIIGTKTVSETYKETDGFGNVFVSSVTSTSSAAIFEVVGGPSRYEVVTSPILQSPSEAISNTNEKGKTFSQQKEDQ; encoded by the coding sequence ATGTTATACAGGAATTCAGGGAGAGCTGCTTCAGAGAAGAGCAAGGCTGTTCAAAAGCAGAGTGTTGCGGTGCCTATGCCTCCATTTGACACAAAATTGTTTCCTTCAATTTCAGTAACGTGTGAAGGCCAATCATCGATCACAGCCAAGAACCCAACATACTGCCCTGTAGAAAATGGAAGCCCTAAATCATCCACCTCCGAGGTTGTAACTTCTCCACCGTGCCTGGCAACGAGACCAAAGAACCTGAAGTCAGCTTTGCAAGCAAAGCCAGAATGGACTAAACCAACAGTCATAGACAATCCAAATGTGCCGCATTCAAATAAAAGCAATCCACTTCCTCCAAAAAATGCTACAGATTACTCACAACCTCCCAATGAAAATGTAATTGTAGAGACACCACACACATCTTTACCGAATGATGAGAGCTATGccaaaaagaaaatcaatgtAACGGAGGAAATACAACTGTTCATGAATGATTTTGAGGACAATGCAAAGCATGAAAGCAACTTAAGCTTACAGGCTGCTTTGAATGGCTTAGAAAGAACAGGCAGTGAGACCTTGACAAAAAATGTCAATAGGCCAAAAATTATCGACAAAAGTGAGTTGaagaaatcaatcaaaaatgcgACCGTCACTCAAAATTGCAGACCAAGCATCTCACCTCGTAGAAAACAACTCTGCGAGAACGATGTGTCAGAGAGTAAAGTTGTTTTAAGAAACAAGAAAGTCTGTGAGACAGAGACAGAACGACGACAGAGGCTTTCTGTGCACATGGATGAGATCGTGAAGGGAAATGTGAAGGCGGCCACAGAAATAtttgaaaacatgaaaaaacgaGAGGAACTCAAAGGAATCTTGTCTCAAGTGCAAGAGATTGAAGGAGAAAACAGCAATGTAGGTGTTAGCTCAATGAAGACATTTTGTAATAATGTCCCTGGTTGGATGGTCACAGAAAGTGAAGATTCAAAGCAAAGTGAAGTTGAAAACAAAGACGATGATCTAGAAAGTGTTTCTTCAGTTGAAATGGTATATGAAGATTTGGAAAATGCAAGCAGGGTAATAATGAATCTGAAGGAACAAACATTAGCGAAGCTTCTTGACATTGAGGAAGCCATTAAAAAAGCGCTGTATTCCGTCTCCAACTTAAAATCTGAGGCAGACATTGCAGGGTTGTCAGGACTTTTTGATGAATCCTTAAAATCAGAACAACCTGTTCAACAAGCGAAAAACATTAGGAAAATCAGCATTGTGTCAAGCAAGGCCAAATCAGGTCAAGGAAAAGACACAAAAAATACACCCACTGATTCAAGTAATCCCAAGCAAGAAACAGCCAGGCAAGCAAACAGGGCTATTAGATTGTCATCTCCCCAGTCGTCACcatcttttatatccattcatTCGGCAGCCAGAAAACCCATTGAACAATTAAAGCCCCCCATGTCGACATTCAAACCATTGACAGAAATGAATGGGCGAGACAATCCCACTCAAGAGTGTGGTCACAAGCCAGCAAACTGCAAGATCAGTGTGCTAGAAGTGCAAACAGTTCCTGAAGAACCTGCAGATATAATTGGCACAAAGACTGTCAGTGAAACGTACAAAGAGACAGATGGTTTTGGCAATGTTTTTGTATCTTCTGTGACGTCGACGTCATCAGCTGCTATATTTGAGGTGGTAGGGGGCCCAAGCAGATACGAAGTCGTGACATCACCAATACTACAAAGCCCTTCTGAGGCCATTAGTAACACCAATGAGAAAGGGAAAACATTTAGCCAACAAAAGGAGGATCAgtag
- the xirp1 gene encoding xin actin-binding repeat-containing protein 1 — protein sequence MAETSRKVTVSDSCHDEDLPLPPPPPPVLARPLDSEGSLSSLPVPPPKETFSTYYQQRQRSELKRLFKHIHPDIRYLGNAVDDDIIKAVQTDDTDAADVAYLGEVQSMKWIFENWNLDSIGDPHATKKLLDEEDLTGGNVRGTSSMFEQCDKKQPISQTFAKRQSSVRGDVRTSAWLFETQPLDSLNKKEELVEAILKEPIQPGDVSKTRLLFETKPPSDLGRCNSIEDNNFLKLMSELQEQKGAVQKTVKLFQAERNCAIRDESGNIHTIKSICREEINSGITNSVRWLFETQPLDLINKGSDGVKIIQGISLEEAHRGGVDKKRWMFETQSFDTIQEVVGEENFKDTLADCIREADVSNKKKLFEMKPLTTPGGKTDKMLVKDEIIGGDVKTSLWLFETQPMETLKDNYEVGCLKKITLSADEQGAIKDKKKIFECGGTENHSSRKQPVTERGNVMGFKQLFETIPLSKIAHCDDENNTSGNQSSEDTPVYALKDSSGNFHKLTNLSREEFIKGKVQNYKWMFETKPLHELAEGKENFEEIKGITREEDRMGDVKLAKWLFETQTINGIHCKFNQPSHSVETETCKGDVKICKWLFETQPMDVLYDKSDKVSEKETIENNSVKSITWLFESQPLDSIKDGEEYNLNLSTTTQDAVKSKIGVQTVKHLFETEILDSTRSDQTEQDLRCVSNVNFQSGDVSRVKELFETQSLDEIGSEMVTPSTEYSDEHIQRGSVHKFTWLFENCPMNTINKDNDIETFQEIDEVVSGNVKNKRFIFETSSVDKIQEQPLEPKSVDVELLESDVDVKSSTMMFESLPLYAIRDKEGQFHEVTTLKKDEILSGDVRAARWMFETKPLEAIRADNEVYVIRAVTQEDVEKGDVKSARWKFETQPLDSLTSRDKPSVKVTEDFGNSNVQLNKKIFESESNNKFVRMVSVTDIQCGDVRTSTWLFENQTIDSLSGEPQDQGPVKTVHREDTQKGEVKRCTWLFESQPLDKIKEPEEASTHDSEENVPKADVKCTTWLFETTPLDKITLTSVNDTMSFLSELNLVTSSGILIEEKEGNNVTMAKFSVGHSQKVQIQKQEVVKGNLRNIILQLLLKPRSPEVTLLREVEKGKVNTTAVQLPVYQSSATTSIDRDQILQNIVHMIDELFCQDKNVKKGILMQETASGQADISVYSLISNSEPDTQSHVIEKGDVKSAIGNLLANASSSRTVTTYKINENEKGNVNLYTNCIENGDLHFLKSLHSETSEDDVEHNTLGKEQTEIVQGDVREAKRSLYQQKEAVERTIVDVLPGDVKNTKKLFSSECSFIAENSVPRDEIIPGDVSTAKQQLAIIQTAVVEKEDIVAGDIKASMQSLERAKQQSMSIGRESFTPGNIYDMDLSFKCPEPEGRPVHKEAIISGDVKAAKKSLQLAKQQRTHVERDIITPGKLFNLEVSAQEGSSTVVVQSSRSQQIKTCPK from the exons ATGGCTGAGACATCCAGGAAAGTCACAGTTTCTGATTCATGTCATGATGAAGATCTTCCTCTACCACCCCCACCTCCTCCTGTGCTGGCAAGGCCCCTTGACTCTGAAGGGTCATTAAGTAGCCTTCCTGTACCCCcgcctaaagaaacattttccaCATACTACCAGCAAAGGCAGAGGAGTGAACTGAAGAGACTCTTTAAACACATCCACCCCGACATCAGATATCTTGGTAACGCTGTGGATGATGACATAATAAAAGCAGTGCAGACAGATGACACTGATGCGGCTGATGTGGCAtacctgggggaagtacagtcaATGAAGTGGATCTTTGAAAACTGGAATCTAGATAGCATTGGGGATCCTCATGCAACCAAGAAGTTGTTGGATGAAGAGGACCTAACGGGTGGAAATGTCAGAGGCACTTCCTCCATGTTCGAGCAATGTGATAAAAAACAGCCAATCTCCCAGACATTTGCTAAAAGACAGTCCTCAGTCAGAGGGGATGTAAGAACATCTGCCTGGCTGTTTGAAACCCAACCCTTAGATTCCCTGAACAAAAAAGAAGAACTAGTTGAAGCAATATTGAAAGAGCCTATCCAGCCAGGAGATGTAAGTAAGACACGCCTACTGTTTGAAACCAAACCACCAAGTGACCTTGGACGCTGTAACTCCATAGAGGACAATAACTTCTTGAAACTAATGTCTGAGCTCCAGGAACAAAAAGGAGCTGTCCAAAAGACTGTAAAACTCTTTCAGGCGGAACGTAACTGTGCCATTAGAGACGAAAGTGGCAACATCCATACAATTAAATCCATCTGCAGGGAGGAAATCAACAGTGGCATCACGAACAGTGTTCGTTGGTTATTTGAAACCCAGCCTTTGGACCTGATTAACAAGGGAAGCGATGGTGTGAAAATTATTCAGGGCATATCTCTAGAGGAGGCACACAGAGGTGGAGTGGACAAAAAGAGGTGGATGTTTGAAACCCAGTCTTTTGACACCATACAAGAGGTTGTGGGAGAGGAGAATTTCAAGGACACATTGGCTGACTGTATAAGAGAGGCTGATGTCTCCAacaagaaaaagctctttgagaTGAAACCGCTGACAACACCGGGTGGAAAAACTGATAAGATGTTGGTAAAGGATGAAATAATTGGAGGAGATGTCAAGACATCTTTATGGCTGTTTGAAACTCAACCCATGGAGACGCTCAAGGATAACTATGAAGTTGggtgtttgaaaaaaatcactCTTTCAGCTGACGAGCAAGGAGCAataaaagacaaaaagaaaatatttgagTGCGGCGGCACTGAAAATCATTCCTCAAGAAAACAACCAGTGACTGAAAGGGGTAACGTCATGGGTTTCAAGCAACTGTTTGAAACAATTCCGCTCAGTAAAATTGCCCATTGTGACGATGAGAATAATACATCAGGAAATCAAAGCTCTGAGGACACACCTGTGTATGCTTTGAAAGACAGCTCGGGAAATTTCCACAAGTTGACAAATCTCAGCCGTGAGGAATTCATCAAGGGGAAGGTCCAAAACTACAAATGGATGTTTGAGACGAAGCCTCTACATGAACTTGCAGAAGGAAAGGAAAATTTTGAGGAAATCAAAGGCATTACCAGAGAGGAGGACAGAATGGGTGATGTCAagttggcaaaatggctttttgaaacccaGACAATAAATGGAATCCATTGCAAGTTCAACCAGCCAAGCCATTCTGTTGAAACTGAAACATGTAAAGGTGATGTCAAGATATGCAAATGGTTATTTGAAACCCAACCAATGGATGTTTTATATGACAAATCAGATAAAGTGAGTGAAAAAGAGACCATTGAGAACAATAGTGTTAAGTCGATTACATGGCTTTTCGAATCACAGCCATTAGACAGCATAAAAGATGGCGAGGAGTACAATTTAAATCTCTCCACAACCACGCAAGATGCAGTAAAATCCAAGATAGGGGTCCAAACAGTCAAACATCTTTTTGAAACAGAGATTCTCGATAGTACGAGAAGTGATCAGACCGAACAAGATTTAAGATGTGTCAGCAACGTGAACTTTCAGTCAGGAGATGTCTCAAGGGTCAAAGAGCTTTTTGAAACCCAGTCACTTGATGAAATAGGATCAGAAATGGTGACGCCAAGTACTGAATACAGCGACGAGCACATCCAGAGAGGATCTGTACACAAATTCACTTGGTTGTTTGAAAACTGCCCCATGAACACGATCAACAAAGACAATGATATTGAGACCTTTCAGGAAATTGATGAAGTTGTGAGCGggaatgtaaaaaacaaaaggtTTATATTTGAAACCTCATCAGTGGACAAAATCCAGGAGCAACCTCTTGAACCGAAGTCAGTCGACGTGGAACTGCTGGAGAGTGATGTTGATGTGAAGTCCAGCACCATGATGTTTGAGTCCCTACCACTGTATGCCATTCGGGATAAAGAGGGACAATTTCATGAGGTGACAACTTTGAAAAAGGATGAAATCTTAAGTGGTGATGTGAGAGCAGCCAGATGGATGTTTGAGACTAAGCCCCTTGAGGCCATCAGAGCAGATAATGAAGTTTATGTGATCCGGGCTGTCACCCAAGAGGATGTTGAAAAAGGAGATGTCAAATCTGCAAGATGGAAGTTTGAGACACAACCATTGGACTCCCTAACCAGCAGAGATAAACCTTCTGTTAAGGTCACTGAAGACTTTGGAAACAGCAATGTACAGTTAAATAAAAAGATATTTGAATCTGAATCAAACAATAAGTTTGTAAGAATGGTTAGTGTCACTGACATTCAGTGTGGAGATGTGAGGACCTCCACATGGCTTTTTGAGAATCAAACCATTGACAGTCTCAGTGGAGAACCTCAAGACCAAGGTCCAGTCAAAACAGTCCATAGAGAGGACACCCAGAAAGGAGAGGTGAAGCGTTGCACTTGGCTGTTTGAATCACAGCCACTGGACAAAATTAAGGAGCCAGAAGAAGCATCTACACATGATTCAGAGGAAAATGTCCCAAAAGCTGATGTGAAGTGCACAACCTGGCTTTTTGAGACAACTCCACTGGACAAAATAACCCTCACAAGTGTAAATGACACTATGTCATTCTTAAGTGAATTAAATTTAGTAACCTCAAGTGGCATTCTAATTGAAGAAAAAGAAGGTAACAATGTTACCATGGCAAAATTCAGTGTAGGACATTCTCAAAAAGTCCAAATTCAGAAACAAGAGGTTGTTAAGGGAAACCTTCGAAACATCATTTTACAGCTCTTGCTCAAACCACGCAGCCCAGAAGTTACTCTTCTCAGAGAAGTGGAAAAAGGAAAAGTGAATACCACCGCGGTCCAACTTCCAGTCTATCAGTCATCTGCGACTACGAGCATTGATCGGGACCAAATACTACAAAACATTGTTCATATGATTGATGAGCTATTTTGCCAAGATAAAAACGTCAAGAAAGGAATCCTAATGCAAGAGACTGCCAGTGGACAAGCGGATATATCTGTCTATTCACTAATCAGCAATAGCGAACCCGACACTCAGAGTCATGTTATTGAAAAAGGTGATGTGAAGTCTGCCATTGGAAATCTATTAGCTAATGCAAGCAGTTCAAGAACAGTGACGACATACAAAatcaatgaaaatgaaaaggggAATGTAAACTTGTACACAAATTGCATCGAAAACGGAGATCTGCATTTTCTGAAAAGCCTTCATTCGGAGACATCAGAAGATGATGTTGAGCACAACACTCTGGGTAAGGAACAAACTGAAATTGTGCAGGGGGATGTGAGAGAGGCAAAGAGAAGTCTCTACCAGCAAAAGGAAGCGGTGGAACGAACCATTGTGGATGTTCTCCCAGGGGATGTGAAGAACACCAAAAAGTTATTTTCGTCAGAGTGCTCGTTCATCGCAGAAAATAGCGTTCCGCGGGATGAAATAATTCCTGGGGATGTTTCAACTGCAAAGCAGCAACTTGCAATAATTCAAACTGCTGTGGTAGAAAAAGAAGACATTGTAGCTGGAGACATCAAGGCATCAATGCAATCATTGGAACGTGCGAAACAACAGAGTATGAGTATAGGACGAGAGAGCTTTACACCTGGAAATATTTATGATATGGACTTGTCGTTTAAGTGTCCTGAACCGGAAGGAAGACCAGTGCATAAAGAGGCGATTATATCTGGAGATGTGAAGGCAGCTAAAAAGTCCCTACAACTGGCCAAGCAACAACGAACGCATGTAGAGCGGGATATAATTACACCCGGAAAACTATTCAACCTGGAGGTCTCTGCGCAAGAAGGAAGCTCAACAGTGGTTGTGCAGTCGTCCAGAAGTCAACAAATCAAGACATGTCCAAAG TAA